A single Paraburkholderia sp. D15 DNA region contains:
- a CDS encoding cupin domain-containing protein, whose product MSISNIVDFSLPARESVEYMPKPEAILAGTPLQQVHAHFTSPCGQLAAGLWEGACGTWSVNFTESEYCEILEGVSVIRDANGTGKTVRAGDRFLIPAGFKGTWEVLEPCRKVFVSVEFKA is encoded by the coding sequence ATGAGTATTTCGAACATCGTCGATTTTTCGCTGCCCGCCAGGGAGAGTGTCGAGTACATGCCGAAGCCGGAAGCGATTCTGGCTGGCACACCGTTGCAACAGGTTCATGCGCATTTCACCAGTCCCTGCGGTCAACTCGCCGCCGGGCTATGGGAAGGCGCTTGCGGCACGTGGAGCGTGAATTTCACCGAGAGCGAATACTGCGAAATTCTCGAAGGCGTATCCGTGATTCGCGATGCGAACGGCACCGGTAAAACCGTTCGCGCCGGCGACCGATTCCTCATTCCGGCGGGATTCAAGGGAACATGGGAAGTGCTGGAGCCGTGCAGGAAAGTATTCGTTTCCGTGGAATTCAAGGCTTAA
- the xylA gene encoding xylose isomerase — MSYFEHIPEIRYEGPQSDNPLAYRHYDRNKKVLGKTLEEHLRIAVCYWHTFVWPGTDIFGQGTFQRPWQQAGDALERARQKADAAFEFFSKLGTPYYTFHDTDVAPEGTSISEYSENFSRMVDVLARKQQDTGIRLLWGTANLFSHPRYAAGAATSPDPEVFAFAATQVRHALDATYRLGGENYVLWGGREGYDTLLNTDLAREREQLARFLHMVVDHAHQIGFKGALLIEPKPQEPTKHQYDYDVATVHGFLLQYGLDKEIRVNIEANHATLAGHSFHHEIATAYALGIFGSVDANRGDPQNGWDTDQFPNSVEELTLAFYEILKHGGFSTGGMNFDSKVRRQSVDPEDLFYGHIGAIDNLAIAVERAAALIENDRLDRFKRERYAGWEADFGRKILSGDFSLSSLAADALARQLNPQHASGRQELMEGIVNQAIYSGR; from the coding sequence ATGTCCTACTTCGAACACATTCCCGAGATCCGTTACGAAGGCCCGCAATCGGACAATCCGCTTGCGTATCGCCATTACGACAGGAACAAAAAGGTACTCGGCAAGACGCTCGAAGAACATCTGCGCATCGCCGTGTGTTACTGGCACACGTTCGTGTGGCCCGGCACCGACATCTTCGGGCAAGGAACCTTCCAGCGACCCTGGCAGCAGGCCGGCGACGCGCTCGAACGCGCACGGCAAAAAGCCGACGCCGCGTTCGAGTTCTTCTCGAAGCTCGGCACGCCGTATTACACGTTTCACGATACCGACGTGGCGCCCGAAGGCACGAGCATTAGCGAATACAGCGAGAACTTCTCGCGCATGGTCGACGTGCTGGCGCGCAAACAGCAGGACACCGGCATCCGCTTGCTGTGGGGCACGGCGAATCTGTTCTCGCATCCGCGTTACGCGGCGGGTGCCGCGACCAGTCCCGATCCGGAAGTCTTCGCGTTCGCCGCGACCCAGGTTCGTCATGCGCTCGACGCCACGTATCGGCTCGGCGGCGAAAACTATGTGCTGTGGGGCGGCCGCGAAGGCTACGACACCTTGCTCAATACGGATCTCGCGCGCGAGCGCGAACAGCTCGCGCGCTTTCTGCACATGGTGGTCGACCACGCGCATCAGATCGGTTTCAAAGGCGCGTTGCTGATCGAGCCGAAACCGCAGGAGCCGACCAAGCATCAATACGACTACGATGTCGCGACCGTTCACGGCTTCCTCCTGCAATACGGACTCGACAAGGAGATCCGCGTGAATATCGAGGCCAATCACGCGACGCTCGCGGGTCACTCGTTTCATCACGAGATCGCCACCGCGTACGCGCTCGGTATTTTCGGCAGTGTCGATGCGAATCGCGGCGATCCGCAGAACGGCTGGGATACCGATCAGTTTCCGAACAGCGTCGAGGAATTGACGCTGGCTTTCTATGAAATTCTGAAGCACGGCGGTTTCTCCACCGGTGGCATGAACTTCGATTCGAAAGTGCGGCGGCAAAGCGTCGATCCGGAAGATCTGTTCTACGGCCACATCGGCGCGATCGACAACCTCGCGATCGCCGTCGAGCGGGCGGCGGCGCTGATCGAAAACGATCGGCTCGATCGCTTCAAGCGCGAGCGTTACGCGGGCTGGGAAGCGGACTTTGGCCGCAAGATCCTGTCGGGCGATTTTTCGCTGTCGTCGCTGGCGGCCGATGCGCTGGCGCGGCAATTGAATCCGCAACATGCGAGCGGCCGTCAGGAGTTGATGGAAGGCATCGTGAATCAGGCAATTTACAGCGGGCGTTGA
- a CDS encoding alpha/beta hydrolase → MKPIFRSKRAAAEVLDVYRRTLAYWPAPCRHLTLPTREGHTFVLASGPEHAPAVLLLHGSQTNSASWMRYVSDWAQRFRVYAIDVIGEAGLSAPSRPPLASDAYALWLDDVMQALQLDRAAMVGISLGAWMALDFAIRKPARVERLALLCPSGIGRQKPFLLKIAPLLLLGAWGRRRIRDIVLGPMPDDLQPADRAMLDLMETIDRGFRPRLGTIPVFTDAQLRTLAVPLLTMLGGRDALLDSTESLARLRRLVPHADVRYFAEQPHFIRGQGDAIAGFLAAREEALHRAI, encoded by the coding sequence ATGAAGCCGATCTTCCGATCGAAGCGCGCGGCAGCGGAAGTACTTGACGTCTACCGGCGCACGCTCGCGTACTGGCCGGCGCCATGCCGTCATCTCACGCTGCCGACTCGCGAGGGCCACACTTTCGTGCTGGCCTCCGGCCCCGAACATGCGCCTGCCGTGTTGCTGCTGCACGGCTCGCAGACCAACTCGGCGAGCTGGATGCGTTACGTGTCCGATTGGGCGCAGCGCTTTCGTGTCTATGCGATCGACGTGATCGGTGAAGCCGGTTTGAGCGCGCCTTCTCGTCCGCCCCTGGCGAGCGACGCCTACGCGCTGTGGCTCGACGACGTGATGCAGGCACTGCAACTCGACCGCGCGGCGATGGTGGGCATTTCCCTCGGCGCGTGGATGGCGCTCGATTTCGCGATTCGCAAACCGGCGCGCGTCGAGCGGCTCGCGTTGTTGTGTCCTTCCGGCATAGGCAGGCAAAAACCGTTTCTGTTGAAGATCGCTCCGTTACTGCTACTTGGCGCATGGGGGCGCCGGCGTATTCGCGACATCGTGCTCGGTCCGATGCCCGACGATCTTCAACCCGCGGATCGCGCGATGCTTGATCTGATGGAGACGATCGACCGTGGTTTTCGTCCACGGCTCGGCACCATTCCCGTTTTCACCGATGCGCAATTGCGCACGCTTGCCGTGCCGCTGTTGACGATGCTCGGTGGTCGCGATGCTTTGCTCGATTCGACGGAGTCGCTGGCGCGGTTGCGTCGGCTGGTGCCGCACGCGGATGTCCGCTATTTCGCGGAGCAACCGCATTTCATTCGCGGGCAGGGCGATGCGATTGCCGGGTTTCTAGCTGCTCGCGAGGAGGCATTGCATCGTGCGATATAG
- a CDS encoding helix-turn-helix domain-containing protein — protein sequence MDRSTVRKYRLAGMPVTPRFPPDLIPAMRKTLRSINVLAFPNVQLLDVSGPVQVFASANEIARQRGLAPCYEPRVIATEPGTVMSSAGLGLATYPLPSGRSPSDTFIVAGGRGVHAAAQDAALLRWVRQHAAASRRVASVCTGAFLLAAAGLLDQRRVVTHWAHCHELVRRFPALQVEPDRIFVRDGQVWTSAGVTAGIDLALAMVEEDLGRSMALDVARELVVFLKRPGGQSQFSAALSLQQDDDQFGDLHAWIVEHLSVDLSIAVLAARVGMSERSFMRHYRAKTGKTPARAVEQIRTETALGLLVDTSLPIKRIAARCGFGSEETMRRSLMRAIAVTPQAYRERFASGQGEMQRAQ from the coding sequence ATGGACAGATCCACTGTACGCAAGTATCGTCTGGCAGGAATGCCAGTCACCCCTCGATTTCCGCCAGACCTTATCCCTGCCATGCGTAAAACCCTTCGTTCGATCAACGTGCTCGCCTTCCCGAACGTGCAGCTTCTCGACGTGTCCGGGCCAGTTCAGGTGTTCGCCTCGGCGAACGAAATCGCGCGGCAGCGGGGTCTTGCTCCATGCTACGAGCCGCGTGTGATCGCCACGGAACCGGGCACGGTGATGTCGTCCGCCGGCCTGGGGCTCGCAACCTACCCGTTGCCGTCGGGCCGCTCGCCGTCGGATACCTTCATCGTCGCGGGTGGGCGCGGGGTTCATGCAGCGGCGCAAGATGCCGCTTTGCTGCGCTGGGTGCGCCAGCATGCGGCCGCGTCGCGGCGTGTCGCGTCGGTCTGCACCGGTGCGTTTCTGCTCGCGGCGGCCGGGCTGCTGGACCAACGGCGCGTCGTCACGCACTGGGCGCATTGTCACGAACTCGTGCGGCGCTTTCCGGCGCTCCAGGTGGAGCCCGACCGGATTTTCGTGCGAGACGGTCAGGTCTGGACGTCGGCAGGCGTGACGGCGGGCATCGACCTCGCGCTCGCGATGGTCGAGGAGGATCTCGGCCGCTCGATGGCGCTCGACGTCGCGCGCGAACTCGTCGTGTTTCTCAAGCGACCGGGCGGACAGTCGCAGTTCAGCGCGGCCCTGTCGCTGCAACAGGACGACGATCAGTTCGGCGACCTGCATGCGTGGATCGTCGAACACCTGAGCGTCGATCTGTCGATCGCGGTGCTGGCCGCGCGTGTCGGCATGAGCGAGCGCAGCTTCATGCGCCACTATCGCGCGAAGACCGGCAAAACGCCGGCGCGCGCGGTCGAACAGATTCGCACCGAGACGGCGCTCGGTCTGCTTGTCGATACGTCGTTGCCGATCAAACGGATCGCGGCGCGCTGCGGTTTCGGCAGCGAGGAGACCATGCGGCGTAGTTTGATGCGCGCGATCGCGGTTACGCCGCAGGCGTATCGCGAGCGGTTTGCGTCGGGGCAGGGCGAGATGCAACGCGCGCAATAA
- a CDS encoding DJ-1/PfpI family protein — translation MTLHIGLLVFPRVQQLDLTGPHDVFASLPDTVVHLVWKDRAPLQSSSNLTLVPSATYDDCPALDVICVPGGVGVNDLMEDRETLDFIRRQAAGARYVTSVCTGALVLGAAGLLHGRRATTHWAFHELLAPLGAIPVRERVVRDGNLLTGGGVTAGIDFALTLASELVGEKEAQAVQLQLEYAPAPPFDSGSVDTAPASIVALARERSAESFARRKAIVDRVAATL, via the coding sequence ATGACGCTCCACATTGGCCTGCTCGTGTTTCCGCGTGTGCAGCAACTCGATCTGACCGGACCGCATGACGTTTTCGCATCGCTGCCCGATACCGTTGTGCATCTCGTATGGAAAGACCGTGCGCCGCTGCAGTCGAGCAGCAACCTGACCCTGGTGCCGAGCGCGACCTACGACGACTGCCCCGCGCTCGATGTGATCTGCGTGCCGGGCGGCGTCGGTGTCAACGACTTGATGGAGGATCGGGAAACGCTCGACTTCATCCGCCGCCAGGCCGCCGGGGCGCGCTACGTGACCTCGGTATGCACGGGTGCGCTGGTGCTCGGTGCGGCCGGCCTGCTGCATGGCCGCCGCGCGACCACGCATTGGGCGTTTCACGAGCTGCTCGCACCGTTGGGCGCGATTCCGGTGCGCGAACGCGTGGTCCGCGACGGCAATCTGCTGACCGGCGGTGGTGTGACGGCGGGGATCGATTTCGCGCTGACGCTGGCAAGCGAACTGGTCGGAGAAAAGGAAGCGCAGGCAGTGCAGCTTCAGCTCGAATACGCGCCCGCGCCGCCGTTCGATTCGGGCAGCGTCGATACCGCGCCGGCATCGATCGTGGCGCTGGCGCGCGAACGTTCCGCGGAATCGTTCGCGCGGCGCAAGGCGATCGTGGACCGCGTCGCCGCGACGCTTTGA
- a CDS encoding DUF4148 domain-containing protein, which produces MKSLVNTIALAVAFAAPVAAFAQADQQPLTRAEVKAQLKQLEAVGYNPAVATDATYPADIQAAEARVAAQNATGYGSPSGGTSQTGTNAPMANPTMPAPSNSQ; this is translated from the coding sequence ATGAAGTCGCTCGTCAACACCATCGCATTGGCGGTTGCATTCGCCGCACCTGTCGCCGCATTCGCGCAGGCCGACCAACAACCGCTTACGCGCGCGGAAGTCAAAGCGCAGTTGAAACAACTCGAGGCTGTCGGCTATAACCCCGCGGTTGCAACCGACGCTACCTATCCGGCCGATATTCAAGCCGCCGAAGCACGCGTCGCCGCGCAGAACGCGACGGGTTACGGCAGTCCTTCGGGCGGCACCTCGCAAACGGGCACCAATGCACCGATGGCGAATCCGACCATGCCCGCGCCGTCGAACAGCCAGTGA
- a CDS encoding 4-oxalocrotonate tautomerase, with translation MPVLHLEMLPGRTLEQKRAFVREVTRVTVETLACPPESLDVVITEVPRDAWAKAGKLIADA, from the coding sequence ATGCCTGTCCTGCATCTGGAAATGCTGCCCGGCCGCACGCTGGAACAAAAGCGCGCGTTCGTTCGTGAAGTCACACGCGTTACCGTCGAAACGTTGGCCTGCCCGCCGGAAAGTCTCGACGTGGTCATTACCGAAGTGCCGCGCGACGCGTGGGCGAAGGCGGGTAAGTTGATTGCGGACGCCTGA
- a CDS encoding aldose epimerase family protein, which yields MISIAQLSSEPWGVLPGGDPVRLFTLRNAHGMKVAISDLGATLVSWHAPDRAGRLGDILLGHDTPADYAASTTYMGGLIGRWANRIAGARFTLDGIEYMLDRNEGANLLHGGTTGFHRALWEVGEDNGALLMRLESPEGDAGFPGNITVQVRYTLDDDGILTIAYEAVTDAATPLNLTSHPYFNLTGRPGTDIRGHVLSIDADRFFEVDAAMIPSRLADVAGNAFDFRQSAPIGARLDWPHEQLARARGFDHCYVLHDTADSNASSVRPVACAYDPGSGRELTVSTDQRGLQFYTGNWLTGDTARGGAVYQAHAGLCLEAGGFPNQVNMAEQEAVIVRAGDTYRQITAYKVGVREGV from the coding sequence ATGATCAGCATCGCACAACTTTCCTCCGAGCCATGGGGCGTGCTGCCCGGCGGCGACCCCGTGCGGCTGTTCACACTGCGCAACGCGCATGGAATGAAAGTCGCGATCAGTGACCTCGGCGCGACGCTGGTCTCGTGGCACGCGCCGGATCGCGCGGGGCGTCTCGGCGACATTCTGCTGGGTCACGACACGCCCGCCGACTACGCGGCGTCCACTACCTACATGGGCGGCTTGATCGGTCGCTGGGCCAACCGGATCGCCGGTGCGCGCTTCACGCTCGACGGCATCGAGTACATGCTGGATCGCAACGAAGGGGCGAATCTCCTGCATGGCGGCACGACGGGTTTTCATCGCGCGCTCTGGGAGGTCGGCGAAGACAACGGCGCGTTGCTCATGCGCCTGGAGTCGCCCGAAGGCGATGCGGGTTTTCCGGGCAACATCACCGTGCAGGTGCGCTACACGCTCGACGACGACGGTATCCTGACGATTGCCTACGAAGCCGTCACCGATGCGGCGACGCCGTTGAACCTGACGAGTCATCCGTACTTCAATCTTACCGGACGGCCTGGCACGGACATTCGCGGCCACGTGCTGTCGATCGACGCCGACCGTTTCTTCGAAGTCGACGCGGCCATGATCCCCTCCCGGCTCGCGGATGTGGCGGGCAATGCATTCGACTTCCGCCAGAGCGCGCCGATCGGCGCCAGGCTCGACTGGCCGCATGAACAACTGGCGCGCGCGCGGGGCTTCGATCATTGTTACGTGCTACATGACACGGCGGACAGCAACGCGTCATCTGTACGCCCGGTGGCTTGCGCATACGATCCGGGCAGTGGACGCGAGCTCACCGTGTCCACCGATCAGCGCGGCCTGCAGTTCTATACCGGCAACTGGTTGACCGGCGACACAGCGCGCGGCGGTGCCGTCTATCAGGCGCACGCAGGGCTGTGCCTTGAGGCGGGCGGCTTTCCGAACCAGGTCAACATGGCGGAGCAGGAAGCCGTGATCGTGCGGGCGGGCGATACGTATCGCCAGATCACCGCCTACAAGGTGGGCGTGCGCGAGGGCGTGTGA
- a CDS encoding DUF4180 domain-containing protein: protein MTLGDTRVLVSAENDERWLADERDVDALIVAAREHDASWVVLRSVALPDDFFKLATGMAGRVVQKLINYQLKVAVVGNIASWLEQSTALRALTHESNRGDTLWFVADLNELERRFDATRKKAPCH, encoded by the coding sequence TTGACCCTGGGCGACACGCGTGTTCTCGTTAGCGCGGAAAACGACGAGCGGTGGCTTGCCGATGAACGCGACGTCGATGCACTGATCGTTGCCGCACGCGAGCATGACGCGAGTTGGGTCGTATTGCGCAGCGTCGCGTTGCCTGACGACTTCTTCAAGCTCGCGACGGGAATGGCCGGCCGTGTCGTGCAGAAGTTGATCAATTATCAATTGAAGGTGGCCGTCGTCGGGAACATCGCTTCGTGGCTTGAGCAAAGTACTGCATTGCGTGCATTGACTCACGAAAGTAATCGTGGCGACACGCTATGGTTCGTTGCGGATCTGAATGAACTGGAGCGGCGTTTTGATGCAACCAGGAAAAAGGCACCATGCCATTAG
- a CDS encoding LysR family transcriptional regulator — MDKLAGMAMFVRVVESGSFAAAAALSDVSPTMVAKHIRTIEQRLGARLLHRTTRRQQLTEVGRLYFERCRSALAEVELAEASASELQSSPRGQVRLVAPVTFGSHSLVPVLTDYLARHPEVSVELTLDNRAHALIDEGYELGIQIGEIDDANLVARPLQPYRRILAAAPGYLREHGQPDHPTQLNAHTCLGLSYWSRHDLWRLVGPGGETCDMTVKGRFTSNHGGALRMAALSGAGIVLQPEVLLVDDIAAGRLVPVLPSWSYRPTPMHLIYAQDRRPTAKLRSVIDFLMERFGLESRESRPPEKLSRKLIERSVQKKRR; from the coding sequence ATGGATAAGCTCGCCGGCATGGCGATGTTCGTGCGAGTCGTGGAAAGCGGCAGTTTCGCCGCCGCGGCCGCGCTCAGCGACGTCTCTCCGACGATGGTCGCGAAACATATCCGCACGATCGAACAACGTCTTGGCGCGCGTCTGCTTCATCGCACGACACGGCGTCAGCAATTGACCGAAGTGGGACGGCTTTATTTCGAACGCTGCCGAAGCGCGCTGGCGGAAGTGGAGTTGGCCGAAGCGAGCGCATCGGAATTGCAGAGCAGTCCGCGCGGGCAGGTAAGACTGGTGGCGCCGGTCACGTTCGGCAGTCATAGCCTGGTGCCGGTACTGACCGATTATCTGGCGCGTCATCCGGAAGTGAGTGTCGAGTTGACGCTGGATAACCGCGCGCATGCGTTGATCGACGAGGGTTACGAACTCGGCATCCAGATCGGCGAGATCGACGACGCCAATCTCGTTGCGCGTCCGCTGCAACCGTATAGGCGGATTCTCGCGGCGGCGCCGGGCTATCTGCGCGAGCATGGACAACCGGATCATCCGACGCAGTTGAATGCGCACACCTGCCTCGGCTTGTCGTACTGGAGCCGGCACGATCTCTGGCGTCTGGTCGGTCCCGGCGGCGAAACTTGCGACATGACGGTCAAGGGGCGCTTTACGTCGAATCATGGCGGCGCATTGCGGATGGCTGCCTTGAGCGGCGCGGGTATCGTGCTGCAGCCGGAAGTACTGCTCGTCGACGATATCGCGGCTGGCCGCCTGGTACCGGTATTGCCGTCGTGGTCGTATCGGCCCACGCCGATGCATCTGATCTACGCGCAGGATCGGCGGCCGACCGCGAAATTGCGCAGCGTGATCGATTTTCTGATGGAGCGATTCGGGCTGGAAAGCCGGGAGTCGCGTCCCCCGGAAAAGTTGTCGAGAAAGCTTATTGAAAGAAGTGTGCAGAAAAAACGTCGCTGA
- a CDS encoding helix-turn-helix domain-containing protein: MLDAIYTVEEAADRLRLHPKTVLRFIREERLRATRVGKAYRIQRADLEAFAGVPAEVAARPMAARVTSIAEVPDASQALHQYIAQNLQAALTARTSPVYPIHLETIFDPAQRQLKIVIIAASGDAAVLLGMLDTLLDAFQP; this comes from the coding sequence ATGCTCGACGCCATCTACACCGTTGAAGAAGCGGCTGACCGCTTACGCCTTCACCCAAAAACCGTGCTGCGGTTCATCCGCGAAGAGCGACTGCGTGCCACGCGCGTCGGCAAGGCGTATCGCATTCAGCGCGCGGACCTGGAAGCGTTCGCCGGTGTGCCGGCCGAGGTCGCGGCGAGGCCAATGGCGGCGCGGGTCACCAGCATCGCGGAAGTACCGGATGCATCGCAGGCGCTTCATCAGTACATCGCGCAAAATCTGCAGGCGGCATTGACGGCGCGTACTTCGCCCGTTTATCCGATTCATCTGGAGACGATCTTCGATCCGGCGCAACGTCAGTTGAAGATCGTGATCATCGCTGCGTCCGGTGACGCCGCTGTCTTGCTCGGCATGCTCGACACGCTGCTCGACGCCTTTCAGCCATGA
- a CDS encoding polyamine ABC transporter substrate-binding protein, which yields MTALSAMNAACAADTSLNVYNWSDYIAKDTIANFEKQSGINVKYDSYDSDDTLQAKLLAGSSGYDIVVPTSSYMARQIEAGVYQKIDKSKMPNLANLDPGLMKLIADADPGNQYGVPWAWGTDGIGYNVQAVKKALGADAPVDSWSLIFDAANLAKVKSCGVSFLDSAADVFPAVLQYLHKDPNSTNPGDYQAAYEVLKKVRPYITQFNSSGYINDLANNDICVAFGFSGDVGIARRRASEARRSYEVRFSNIKDAGLLWMDVMVIPKDAPHPEAAMKWMNYIEDPKVSAEITNEVFYPTANRAARQFVTPAIEQDANVYPPETVLNKMTLMRPQPAPIMRLENRLWAQLKSGS from the coding sequence ATGACTGCATTGAGTGCGATGAACGCCGCTTGCGCCGCGGACACCTCGCTGAATGTGTACAACTGGTCCGACTACATTGCGAAGGACACGATTGCCAACTTCGAGAAGCAGTCCGGCATCAACGTGAAATACGATAGTTACGACAGCGACGACACATTGCAGGCGAAACTGCTGGCAGGTAGTTCCGGCTACGACATCGTCGTGCCGACATCGAGCTATATGGCGCGTCAGATCGAAGCCGGCGTGTATCAGAAGATCGATAAATCGAAGATGCCGAATCTCGCGAATCTCGATCCGGGCCTGATGAAACTGATCGCCGACGCGGACCCCGGCAATCAATACGGTGTGCCCTGGGCATGGGGCACGGACGGCATCGGCTACAACGTACAGGCGGTGAAAAAAGCACTCGGCGCGGATGCGCCGGTGGATAGCTGGTCGCTGATATTCGACGCGGCCAATCTCGCGAAGGTCAAGAGTTGCGGCGTGTCGTTCCTCGATTCGGCGGCGGACGTTTTCCCCGCCGTGCTTCAGTATCTGCACAAAGATCCGAACAGCACCAATCCCGGCGACTATCAGGCGGCCTACGAAGTACTGAAGAAGGTTCGACCGTACATCACGCAGTTCAATTCGTCCGGCTATATCAACGACCTCGCGAATAACGACATATGCGTCGCGTTCGGTTTTTCCGGCGACGTGGGAATCGCGCGGCGGCGAGCATCCGAGGCCAGGCGATCCTATGAAGTGCGCTTCTCCAATATCAAGGACGCGGGTCTGCTCTGGATGGACGTGATGGTCATTCCAAAAGATGCGCCGCATCCGGAAGCGGCGATGAAGTGGATGAACTACATCGAAGATCCGAAGGTGAGCGCCGAGATCACCAACGAAGTGTTCTATCCGACCGCGAATCGCGCCGCGCGGCAGTTCGTCACGCCGGCTATCGAGCAGGACGCGAACGTTTACCCGCCTGAAACGGTGTTGAACAAGATGACGCTGATGCGCCCGCAACCGGCGCCGATCATGCGGCTGGAGAACCGGTTGTGGGCCCAGTTGAAGTCCGGTAGCTAA
- a CDS encoding DNA-binding transcriptional regulator yields MTRPQTPQTTHRIALLFNANKVYDREIITGIGNYLLSTRVAWDLFLEEDFRCRLTGIERFDGDGIIADFDDPAVGEALRDCPLPVVAVGSSFEDPAHYPPDLPYIATDNGKLVSLAYTHLIGAGLEHFALYSLPQAQENRWAQQRELAFAHLREADGRDAGQIDSEIYRGLSTSAPSWNQATEQLTAWLRQLPKPVGIIAVTDARARHLLQACLIAGIPVPEEVAIIGIDNDPLTRTLTRIPLSSVIQGTEEMGRTAAHLLHQMLHGARFPGRRILVPPVGINVLESTKHQPLASPYVMRARHFIRQYACQGIRTEQVADYVGVSRSSLEEYFRRERQCTVHQEILRHKLDVAKALLAKRDASSAEVAIRCGFTSLQYMYAVFRRELGCTPREYQERANATSTPG; encoded by the coding sequence ATGACCCGTCCGCAAACACCCCAGACGACCCATCGGATCGCGCTGCTGTTCAACGCGAACAAGGTCTACGACCGCGAGATCATCACCGGCATCGGCAATTACCTGCTGTCCACGCGCGTGGCGTGGGATCTGTTTCTCGAAGAGGATTTTCGCTGCCGGCTGACCGGCATCGAGCGGTTCGACGGTGACGGCATCATCGCGGATTTCGACGACCCCGCAGTGGGCGAAGCGCTGCGGGATTGTCCGTTGCCGGTGGTCGCGGTGGGGTCGTCGTTCGAAGATCCCGCGCACTATCCTCCGGACTTACCCTATATCGCCACCGATAACGGCAAGCTCGTTTCGCTGGCTTATACGCATCTGATCGGCGCGGGTCTCGAACACTTTGCGTTGTACAGCCTGCCGCAAGCGCAGGAGAACCGCTGGGCGCAACAACGCGAACTGGCATTCGCGCATTTGCGCGAGGCGGACGGACGGGACGCCGGGCAGATCGACAGCGAGATCTATCGCGGGTTGTCCACCAGCGCGCCATCGTGGAACCAGGCAACCGAACAACTCACCGCGTGGTTGCGGCAATTGCCCAAGCCCGTCGGCATCATCGCCGTGACCGACGCGCGTGCGCGGCATCTGCTGCAGGCCTGCTTGATCGCGGGTATTCCGGTGCCTGAGGAAGTGGCGATCATCGGCATCGACAACGATCCACTCACGCGAACGCTGACGCGCATTCCGCTCTCGTCGGTGATTCAAGGTACCGAGGAAATGGGCCGTACCGCTGCCCACTTATTGCATCAGATGCTGCACGGCGCGCGCTTTCCCGGCCGGCGCATTCTCGTGCCGCCGGTCGGCATCAACGTGCTCGAATCGACCAAACATCAGCCGCTCGCGAGTCCGTATGTGATGCGCGCGCGGCACTTCATCCGGCAATACGCGTGTCAGGGCATTCGCACCGAACAGGTGGCCGACTATGTGGGCGTATCGCGTTCGTCGCTCGAAGAGTACTTCCGGCGCGAGCGGCAGTGTACGGTGCACCAGGAAATCCTGCGCCACAAACTCGATGTGGCGAAAGCACTCCTCGCCAAACGCGACGCGTCCAGCGCGGAGGTCGCGATCCGTTGCGGCTTCACATCGTTGCAATACATGTACGCGGTATTTCGACGCGAACTCGGCTGCACGCCGCGCGAGTATCAGGAGCGCGCGAACGCCACGTCGACGCCGGGTTAA